atctgatgaccctggatctgccccggcgctcagaacagtgctctgcacctggtgagcgcttaacggatcccaacattattattattattattattattatctctgggaGACGTTGGCTTCCACGGAGACGAAGGACAGTAAACACATCTCCTCCtttcgttccttcattcgatagtgcttaccgtgcgcccagcgctggaccgagcgctcggaatggacgattcggcaacagatagagaccgtccctgcccaaggcgggctcacagtctcgccaCCCCCCTGGACCGTGGTCCAGGGGTCTACGCAGAAGCCCCCACGCTCCTCTTACCTCCCGAGCCGTCCTTGGTGTGGAGAGGGGCGGCCTCCGCCTCCAGAGGCTGCCACTCCCCCCTTCCTGAGGGACCACCCTCAGGGTCCTATCAATCGATGATGGTGTTCAGTGAGTGCTCGGTGTGTGCGGactactgaactgagtgcttgggagagtaataccgATAATAAGTACGGTAGAACGGTTGTACAGTTGTACGGTATACGCTCGTACGGTATGATAGGGTCGACAGACCCGTACGCTGCCCTCTGCGAGCCACCTGGCGTGAGGTGCAGCTGCTTCTGCTTTGCCATCCTTAGGCAGCCCCAGGATGAGCGGGGAGCTAGAGGAAGCGGCCCCAAGCAGCCCCCTATCCTGCTCTCTGGGGAGAAGATCATCCCGGGGGAGTGGGCTTGGCTGCAGGGAGCTCGGCCCTCGCCCCGAAGCCGCTCCCATTCCGGGGGCCGGGACTTGAGCCCGAGTGCCACCGTGCCCACGTCCCGCTGCCAAGCGTGGAGTCGTTAGGTTCTGGCGGGAGCTGCTGGGAAGTTGGGAACCGCTGCGTGGCCTAGCACCGGGCTCCCGGtgactctggggggggggggggggtccgtgtCGCTGACCCCGGGGCTCCCCTGGCCTCCGCAGAAATCCAGCTACAGGAGGTCAGTGCGGGCTCCGCCGTGACGCTGCCAGGTTAGCTCTTTTGGAAAACAGTGTGCCACTGCCCAGGGCAGATGGGGTCCGGCTGGGGGCGAGAGGGGGAGGTGCAGAAGGTGGATCCTGTCCGGCGGGTGGACTAGCCCACAGGCCTcccttcgttcattcgatagtatttatcgagcgcttcccatgtgcggagcactgtgccgagggctcggaatggacgattcgggcAACggctagagacgatccctgcccgttagGCCGGTCCTGGCCTACCAAGGAGGGGCAGGCGTCCGGCGGACGTCCAGCTGGCCGAGTCCCAGCCTGCTGGGAACTTGCCTCGGCAGGGTCGCGCCACCCGACGCGGACTCAGCACTGAGCCAAGGCCCAGCCCACCTCCCTTCTTCACATCGGAGCCGCCCTGCCGTGGGACGGCCGTCCCACGGGGCAGTCTGGCAGGCCCGGCTCTCAGTGGGGGTTCCGGCTGCCTCCTGGGCTACAGATCtcaaaataccaataataataacgtcgggatttgttaagcgcttactgcgggcagagcaccgttctaagcgctggggtagacacgggggaatcaggtcgtcccacgaggggctcacggtcttcatccccattttccagatgaggtcactgaggcccagagaagcgaagtgactcgcccgcagtcacccagctgacgagtggcagagtcgggattcgaacccatgacctctgactccaaagcccgtggctctttccactgagccacgctgtgagatttccccctcccacccacccacccacccaccccagcttCACTTCTGCTCCAGAGAGGCCCAAGGGCTCATCCGGGAAGGTGGAGCCGGCAGACACCCAGCCCCGACGTTCGGGCCTTAACGATTTCCATTCCCCCAGTCTCCCTCTTGCCTGCGTGTCGCGGCGCCTCCGGGGGCCGAGAGGCTGCAGCGATCTCGACCAGGGCCTGGGCTCCCGGCCAGAGGGCACCGCattgcagcagctgcagcagtagCGCGGGGAGGGGGtaccgggccggggctgggccccgggcccccgggggcttTGGTCTGGTTTCGCCGGGCCGCCCGGCCTCCGCCCGCCACATCCCGACCGTGTCTCCCGTGTGGCCCCAGCACGAGAGCTTCCGGAAAAAGCAGATCGAGGAGCTGAAGGCGCAGGAGGTCAGCCCCAAAGTGTACTTCATGAAGCAGACCGTCGGCAACTCCTGCGGCACCGTCGGCCTCATCCACGCCGTCGCCAACAACCAGGACAAGCTGGGATTCGGTGAGCCGCCCTAGGGACGTGGGGAAAGCCCCTTGGTGGTGGGCCGTGGCTGGGGGCTTCCGGAGAGGGATCCGGGATCCCTCCTCGAGGGCGAGATCCTCTCCGCACTGTCCGTGTCGGGCAGGGGTCCTCGCCGTGATGGGCGTGAGAAGCCCCGTGGCAGTGGAGCCggtccgggcccccccccccggaccgtgaggcctccagctctctctcctcgCGGAAAAGCtcctcggaaaaaaaaaaaagcagacatTCGGAGAGGGGGCTCTGGGGCTggcgagtgggggggggggggggtaaggccCAGCTACGGCTAGACCGGGCCCCGTTGGCGGacgcgggggaggaggagaagggagaaaacagATGCTCTCCCAGGCGGGTACAGCCTCCGTCCCGGTTACCGTGGTAACGGAAGCTGGAGCGAGATCTGGCCGCTGATTGATACCGGGTGAAGGGCTCCCGCTGCCTCGCTCGTACCGCCCGGGCCCTGGGCCTCAGATCGGAGCTGGAGTCCTGCTGGGCCTTCCTTCGAGAAGCAGAGAACCGAGAGAATCCCCGGACCTCTCCAGGCCGGCCGCTCTCTGACCTGGGTGGACTGAGCGGGACCCAGGCCGACGGAGGGCAGAGCTCCACCCACCTGGTGACCGGCACTCTCGGCAGCTCCTACGtccgggagaggggctggggtttGATGGATGGGCCCAAACCCAGGCCGTCCGGCTCGCCCTTCGCCGGCTGAACCTTCTCCCGGCCAGAGAAACGGGCGGACCCGGAGCTGGGCCGCACTCCAGCTCTCCCTGGGGTAAGTGCAAGCACGTCTCCCCGCCACCCTTCCAGATGACGGCTCCGTcttgaaacagttcctgtccgagACGGCCCAGCTATCTCCTGAGGACCGAGCCAAGTGCTTCGAGAAGAATCAGGTAGCGTCGTGGTCTAGGGTGCCGTCTCTGGTGTGTACGTGTCGTGTGTCTGTCTCTGTATGACCGGGGCATGGGAGGGAAGCAGCCAGGGCGGGGCTCCTGCAGTCCAAGACAAGGCTGATGCAGGCAAACCCCTGCAGTGGGAACAGGAAGAATAGGCAGGATCGCTAATATCCACGGTAAGGCCGAAATGCCCACCACATCCCGACTGTGTCCCCTCTGTGGCACGAGAGCTTCGGAAAAAGCAGATCGAGGAGCCGAAGGCGCGGGAGGTGGAATTTGTAAACCGAGGGGCAGGGGTTCAAAGTGGAGGGATGATGAATGTCCTGatcaggggcgggggggcgggaatgAGACGAGGGCTCGAACCGGGGCCAGGGTCGAGGTGGGCggaggaagggggtgatccaGGACAGGTTGTGGACAAAACATTGGGTGGGCTTGGAGGGGGACTGAGGGGAGAGGCCGACACGAGTCAGAAGTGCCGGATTGCCGGTAGCCATACCGACCGGGGCAGGGAACGCttcaccctccttctcctctctccgcaGGCCATCCAGGCAGCTCATGATGCCATAGCACAGGAGGGCCAATGCCGGGTAAGCTGGCTGGGCAGGGGTGGGCGGGTGGGCAGACGAGGGGCCGACAGCTGATTCCCAATTCCCCTGTCGTGGGGGTCGGCGACCCGCTCCCTGGTGCAGGTGCGGCTGCTGGGGCTAGCGACGCCGCGTTGAGTCCGGGCCcaggcggccccgggccggggagcccggACCGTCCTCACGGCGGCTCAGTTCCCGCCCCGTCTGTCCATCTGCCAGTCAGTCAGGTCTCCGGGAAGCTCCCATGCCAGCTCTGGCTGCGGGCATAAACCTTCCCTCTGAGGGGTGGTGAGGATACTGTCGGTATCGGTGacgtgcttactaggggccgggcaccgttctaagcgctgggggtagatacccgctgatcagctggtcccacacggggctcagagtcttcatccccatttgacagatgagcttactgaggcacggagaagtgaagtgacttgcccaaggtcaccgagctgacgagcggcgggtaGGGACCCCTCTTGGCCAGACCGAGGGtgccacctcttctctctcccactcccctccacccccacacaccGACCGGCCCAGGAGCCTCCGAGCCCGGGCCCCGCAGGGGCTGAGTCCCAATGATGCCCGCccgctctgctccttccctgtccccaggtAGACGAGGCCAAAGGGACCTTCCACTTCATCCTGTTCAACCACGTGGACGGCCATCTGTATGAGCTGGGTAGGTTGATGCCCCTGGTCCGGCGGGTCCCACCCCGGACCGCCCCGACCACCCCTGCCCACTCAACGGAGCCCGGCCTGGAGGAGTCCCAGAGGGAATTGGGAGCCTTTGCCGGCCAGGCGAGGAGAGGAGGACCAGCTGGGGGCCGAGGCCAGGCCTGGCCGGGACTCCCGGAGCCgcaccttgtcctccctcctccctttgcccagGTCGGGGGCCGTGCCAGCCAGCAAAGCCTCGATTCTTGCCTCCGTGCCCTCGCCAGTGCTCCTTCGGGAGCCGGGCCAGGCACTGAGGGGACACCCAGGCatcgcggggtggggggcggcccacAGAGGTAGGGGCAAGGTCGGGGggtgggttgggaggtgggggcggggggagttgcTTATTCTCATTTTCTAGATGGCCGCATGCCCTTCCCGGTGAACCACGGTTCCAGCTCTGCCGACTCGTTGCTCAAGGTGTGTGGACTTGGCGGGGGGAGCGGGATCTAAGTCTgtgcggggttgggggggtgggggggaggaacctCCAAAGGGCACCTCCTGTCCTGCTCGGCTGCCTGCAATGGGGCCCGGGGTGCTCCAGCAGCCTCGGTCACCCTGAGGTCAGCTGGAATCGCTACCGGGGCGGGAGCCGGAGCAAACCTTTTGTCCCGTCTGTCGGGCTATCGCCATTTCCCTGCCACAGCCTGTCcacaccccccccggcccctagAGCCACCCCTCCGCTCCATTCCCGGGCCGCCCCAGGCTCGCTGGAGCCGGGACCTTGGCCTCAGGATCCAGTTCTGGAGGGCACAGTTACCGCAGAGCATCACTccgcaccctctcccctccatcggGAGCTGGGTTCTTGATCTTGGCCGACGGGCTGGTTGGGCCCGAGGCAGGTCCACGCCTCCCTCCtgggcttggaagggggaggggacagagcccAGCGGGGACCGGGCACTGATGGcggcctactctgtgcagggtgcGGCTAAGATCTGCCGGCAGTTCACGGAGCGGGAGAAAGGAGACGTTCGCTTCTCGGCCGTCGCCCTGTGCAAGTCGGCCTGAAGGGGTGTGGGAGGGCTCACCCCGGCCTCCCTTACCCCcaggcccccgtcctccccctccaaCGAAGCACACCAACTCCTCGTGCAGTCCGAACGCTTGCGCCTTCAACACGCCGCTCTcactgcccctccccccggccctgctcTCGGCCCCCCCAGCTCTGCAGCAGCAGGGtgggctcccctcccctcacccaccctctccccccccccaaaccgtGGGGGCTCGGGGCCGCATCCGCCCCAGAGCCCACCTCCGGAGCCGCAGAGCCGCCTTCGGCCTGGCTCGCTGAGTCCGTGTCGCCGTTCGCCTTGGCTTGTGGTCTAACTGTACTGCCCAGGGAGAAATAAAGTTACTCTTAGAAAAGCAAAGCGGGCACCCCGGGGGTGCTGCCGCCTTGGCCTTGACTAACTCTTCCGGGCAGGGTGGGGCACGGGCCTCGCGAGGCAAGGATGGAGGGTGGATGATCCCTCTTGGCCCAGGCCAAGAGAATTAAGGGTGTTGGAGAGTCTGTGCTGTGGTTACCGGTGCAAGAGACAGGAATGTCAGgatggcgggaggggcggggtcgAGGGGTCCGCACTGGATCAATGGAGGAGAGTCGGGACCCCAGTGTTCGGTAGGTAATAggttattaacaaacaccactgaattATTATCAGTGGAGGGTTCAGGCTGAGTCACGGGAGcgtgagtcagggatggagaggggagagtggagggcgAGGGGGTGGTTCGGCCCCGACCAGGAGGCCATCTAGCTCATAGTTCCCGCGGCCATCCCGGTGGCCCAGTTGGCACAGCGTCTTTGCCGGGCCCGAGCCGACCGCTGCCCGGGAGCCAATTCTCTGGGTGACTCATGTCTTGAACAGAAATCTGTCCTCGGACTCTACCGCTGGGCTGCTTCTCGGCGTTTGATTGGCCCTGTTCACGTTGGTGCCAGTATAGCATTTCTGATGGAAAAATACTGTCGGCGTGAgctccatttccccat
The window above is part of the Ornithorhynchus anatinus isolate Pmale09 chromosome 12, mOrnAna1.pri.v4, whole genome shotgun sequence genome. Proteins encoded here:
- the UCHL1 gene encoding ubiquitin carboxyl-terminal hydrolase isozyme L1; the encoded protein is MQLQPMEINPEMLNKVLSRLGVAGGWRFVDVLGLEEEALGSVPGPACALLLLFPLTAQHESFRKKQIEELKAQEVSPKVYFMKQTVGNSCGTVGLIHAVANNQDKLGFDDGSVLKQFLSETAQLSPEDRAKCFEKNQAIQAAHDAIAQEGQCRVDEAKGTFHFILFNHVDGHLYELDGRMPFPVNHGSSSADSLLKGAAKICRQFTEREKGDVRFSAVALCKSA